From one uncultured Bacteroides sp. genomic stretch:
- the recJ gene encoding single-stranded-DNA-specific exonuclease RecJ yields the protein MSHKWNYQPPTHEEKEASQALAGELGISPILGRLLVQRGIETAAEARKFFRPQLQDLHDPFLMKDMDVAVERLNRAMGRKERILIYGDYDVDGTTAVALVYKFIQQFYSNIDYYIPDRYNEGYGVSIQGIDYAAETGVTLIIVLDCGIKAIDEIAYAREKGIDFIIGDHHVPDDILPSAVAILNAKREDNTYPYSHLSGCGVGFKFMQAFALNNGIEFHQLTPLLDLVAVSIASDIVPIMGENRILAYHGLKQLNANPSVGLKAIIDICGLNEKEITMSDIVFKIGPRINASGRIQNGKEAVDLLTEKDFSLALEKSNQINQYNETRKDLDKSMTEEANKIVDQLEGLVDRRSIVLYNEEWHKGVIGIVASRLTEIYYRPAVVLTRTDNLATGSARSVSGFDVYKAIEHCRDLLENFGGHTYAAGLSMKIENVEEFTQRFEKFVSAHILPEQRSAVIDIDAEIDFKDITPHFYADLKKFNPFGPDNHKPIFCTQNVYDYGTSKVVGRDQEHIKLELVDNKSNNVMNGIAFGQSSQARYIKTKRSFDICYSIEENTHKRGEIQLMIEDIKPTE from the coding sequence ATGAGTCACAAATGGAATTATCAACCTCCTACACACGAAGAAAAAGAAGCAAGCCAGGCATTAGCCGGTGAATTGGGAATTAGCCCCATTCTAGGAAGACTTCTTGTGCAGCGAGGAATTGAGACCGCCGCAGAGGCCAGAAAATTCTTCCGCCCCCAACTGCAGGATCTCCATGACCCTTTCCTGATGAAAGATATGGATGTGGCAGTTGAACGGTTAAACCGTGCAATGGGACGAAAAGAACGTATTCTGATTTACGGAGATTACGATGTAGACGGTACAACAGCTGTTGCGCTTGTCTATAAGTTTATTCAACAATTCTATTCAAATATTGACTATTACATTCCCGACCGCTATAATGAAGGTTATGGTGTTTCAATACAAGGAATAGATTATGCCGCCGAAACAGGCGTCACTCTGATCATTGTCCTTGACTGCGGCATAAAAGCGATAGATGAGATTGCTTATGCCAGAGAAAAAGGCATTGATTTCATCATCGGCGACCATCATGTACCAGACGATATTCTTCCATCCGCCGTTGCCATTCTGAATGCCAAGCGGGAAGATAACACATACCCCTACTCTCACCTGTCAGGTTGCGGGGTAGGTTTCAAGTTTATGCAGGCTTTTGCTCTCAATAATGGAATTGAATTTCATCAGCTTACCCCATTACTGGATCTGGTTGCAGTAAGCATTGCCTCAGACATTGTGCCCATTATGGGAGAAAACCGTATTCTGGCTTACCACGGATTAAAGCAACTGAATGCAAACCCGAGTGTGGGACTAAAGGCCATTATCGATATTTGTGGATTAAATGAAAAAGAGATCACGATGAGTGATATCGTTTTCAAGATAGGGCCACGCATAAATGCTTCAGGAAGAATACAGAACGGCAAAGAAGCTGTCGATTTATTAACTGAAAAAGACTTTTCCCTGGCATTGGAAAAAAGTAACCAAATCAATCAATATAACGAAACCCGGAAAGATCTGGATAAGAGCATGACTGAGGAGGCCAATAAGATCGTAGATCAACTGGAAGGATTGGTAGATCGTCGCTCCATTGTACTTTACAACGAGGAGTGGCACAAAGGGGTAATCGGCATTGTAGCATCACGGCTAACAGAAATTTATTACCGCCCCGCTGTGGTATTAACCCGGACTGATAACCTGGCAACCGGTTCTGCCCGCTCTGTCTCAGGATTTGATGTATACAAGGCCATTGAACATTGCCGGGATTTACTGGAAAACTTCGGCGGGCACACCTATGCTGCGGGACTCTCAATGAAAATTGAGAATGTTGAAGAGTTCACTCAACGGTTTGAAAAGTTTGTCTCTGCCCACATCCTCCCCGAACAGCGGAGCGCAGTAATCGACATTGATGCGGAAATAGATTTTAAAGACATCACTCCTCACTTCTATGCCGATCTGAAAAAATTCAATCCATTCGGGCCAGACAACCATAAGCCAATATTCTGCACCCAGAATGTGTACGACTATGGTACCAGTAAGGTAGTGGGTAGAGATCAGGAACATATCAAGCTGGAATTAGTAGACAACAAATCAAATAATGTAATGAACGGTATTGCCTTCGGACAAAGTTCGCAAGCGCGCTATATCAAAACAAAACGTTCCTTTGATATTTGTTACAGCATTGAAGAAAACACGCACAAACGCGGAGAAATACAATTAATGATTGAGGATATTAAGCCTACGGAGTAG
- a CDS encoding ATP-dependent DNA helicase RecQ: MSANYRDILQQYWGYSEFRDLQEEIINSIGKGKDTLGLMPTGGGKSITFQVPALAKEGLCIVVTPLIALMKDQVQNLKNRGIKAVAIYSGMTQKEILIALENCIFGDFKFLYISPERLDTEIFQLKLRSMKVSIITVDESHCISQWGYDFRPAYLKISDIRNLLPGIPVLALTATATPEVVKDIQERLHFAEENVFRMSFERKNLAYIVRKTDNKQDELLHILSKVPGTAIVYARSRKRTKEAAEMLSKAGISANFYHAGLSNEAKDLRQKQWQTGEFRVMVATNAFGMGIDKADVRLVVHIDLPDSPEAYFQEAGRAGRDGEKAYAVILYSKSDKTTLQKRISDTFPEKEYIKQIYEHLNYYYQMAMGDGLGRMYDFNLEQFCRNFKHFPIPADGALKILSQAGYIEYTDEQDNASRLIFTVDREDLYKFREMGAEMEALIQAILRSYTGIFTDYAYIHEDSLAIRLNITKLQVYEMLVLLSKRRIIDYIPHKKTPYIIYKRERVELRHLHIPKEVYEERKERYVTRINAMLEYVTSDNACRSRMLLRYFGEKNEHNCGQCDVCLQKTNSGLRQFEFDELSSQIFALLEGKSMTPAEIVRKLNLEPEKVSIVIQYLLDEGKLNINDGMINY; the protein is encoded by the coding sequence ATGTCGGCAAATTATCGTGACATACTGCAACAATACTGGGGATATTCCGAATTCCGCGATTTGCAGGAAGAGATTATCAACAGTATTGGCAAGGGAAAAGACACGCTGGGACTAATGCCCACCGGCGGAGGAAAGTCTATCACTTTCCAGGTTCCTGCACTTGCCAAGGAAGGCTTGTGCATTGTAGTCACTCCCCTCATTGCCTTAATGAAAGATCAGGTGCAGAACCTGAAAAATCGAGGAATTAAAGCCGTAGCGATCTACTCCGGCATGACACAAAAGGAGATACTCATCGCACTGGAAAACTGTATCTTCGGCGATTTCAAATTCCTTTATATTTCTCCCGAACGACTCGACACGGAAATATTCCAGTTAAAGTTACGCTCCATGAAGGTAAGCATAATTACTGTGGACGAGTCTCACTGTATCTCACAGTGGGGATATGACTTCCGCCCTGCTTATCTTAAAATTTCTGATATCAGGAATTTGCTTCCCGGCATACCTGTGCTGGCACTAACCGCCACAGCCACTCCTGAAGTGGTGAAGGATATTCAGGAAAGGCTGCATTTCGCAGAAGAAAATGTCTTCCGCATGAGCTTTGAGCGAAAGAACCTGGCTTACATCGTTCGCAAAACGGACAATAAGCAAGACGAACTTTTACATATTCTCAGCAAAGTACCAGGCACAGCCATCGTTTATGCCCGCAGTCGCAAACGAACTAAAGAAGCTGCCGAGATGCTGAGCAAAGCCGGTATTTCAGCCAATTTCTACCATGCCGGACTAAGTAATGAGGCTAAGGATCTCCGCCAGAAGCAATGGCAAACAGGAGAATTCAGGGTGATGGTTGCCACCAATGCCTTTGGTATGGGTATTGATAAAGCAGATGTAAGACTGGTAGTTCACATTGATTTGCCCGACTCACCCGAAGCTTATTTTCAGGAAGCCGGACGAGCTGGTCGTGACGGGGAAAAGGCGTATGCAGTGATTCTCTATTCCAAATCGGATAAGACAACGCTTCAAAAGCGCATATCCGATACCTTTCCCGAAAAAGAGTATATCAAACAGATCTACGAACACCTGAACTATTATTATCAGATGGCCATGGGCGACGGATTGGGAAGAATGTACGACTTTAACCTGGAACAATTCTGCCGTAACTTTAAGCATTTCCCGATTCCGGCAGACGGTGCACTGAAAATCCTTTCACAAGCAGGATATATAGAATATACCGACGAGCAGGACAATGCATCCCGACTCATTTTCACCGTTGACCGCGAAGATCTCTATAAGTTCAGAGAGATGGGAGCTGAAATGGAAGCACTGATACAAGCTATCTTACGTTCCTATACAGGAATTTTCACGGATTACGCATATATTCACGAAGATTCACTGGCCATCCGGCTCAATATAACCAAGCTACAAGTGTACGAAATGCTCGTCCTTTTATCCAAACGGAGGATTATTGACTACATTCCACATAAAAAGACACCTTATATTATATATAAACGCGAACGGGTAGAGTTGCGCCACCTTCACATACCTAAAGAAGTTTACGAGGAACGGAAAGAAAGATATGTGACACGGATTAATGCGATGCTAGAATATGTCACCTCGGACAATGCCTGCCGTAGCCGTATGTTACTCCGTTATTTCGGAGAAAAGAACGAGCATAACTGCGGACAGTGCGACGTTTGTCTGCAAAAAACAAATAGTGGATTACGACAATTTGAATTCGATGAACTGTCCTCTCAGATATTTGCATTACTTGAAGGAAAAAGCATGACCCCGGCTGAAATAGTACGCAAACTAAACCTTGAACCAGAGAAGGTAAGTATCGTTATCCAGTATTTATTAGACGAAGGGAAGCTAAATATCAACGACGGCATGATAAATTATTAA
- a CDS encoding prephenate dehydratase encodes MKKIAIQGTKGSYHDIAAHKFFPEEEIQLKCCAHFQDVFDAVKADSQMFGLVAIENTIAGSLLQNHELLRKSQLQIIGEYKLRISHSFVCLPDEDWDDIVEVNSHPIALMQCQAFLDSHPNFKVVEAEDTAKSAEIIRKENLKGHAAICSKAAAQLYGMKVLQEGIETNKHNFTRFLLVADPWLADDFRKDKNINKSNIVFSLQHTEGSLSQVLSILSFYNINLTKIQSLPIIGREWEYLFYVDLTFNDYLRYRQAIDAITPLTKELRTLGEYEEGKSSI; translated from the coding sequence ATGAAGAAAATAGCTATACAAGGAACAAAAGGCTCATACCACGATATCGCTGCTCATAAGTTCTTCCCTGAAGAAGAAATTCAGTTAAAGTGCTGCGCTCACTTTCAGGATGTTTTTGATGCTGTTAAAGCAGATAGTCAAATGTTTGGTCTGGTTGCCATTGAGAACACCATTGCCGGCAGCCTGCTGCAAAATCATGAGTTATTACGTAAAAGTCAACTTCAAATCATTGGTGAATACAAATTACGTATTTCTCACAGTTTTGTCTGCCTGCCCGATGAAGACTGGGATGATATAGTTGAAGTTAATTCTCATCCCATCGCATTAATGCAGTGTCAGGCATTTCTCGACAGTCATCCGAACTTCAAAGTGGTAGAAGCAGAAGATACGGCAAAAAGCGCGGAAATAATCCGAAAAGAAAACCTGAAAGGACATGCTGCCATCTGCTCCAAAGCCGCCGCCCAGCTATACGGAATGAAAGTCTTGCAGGAAGGCATTGAAACAAACAAGCATAACTTCACCCGCTTCCTTTTAGTAGCCGATCCTTGGCTAGCCGATGACTTCCGAAAAGACAAGAATATAAATAAATCGAATATTGTTTTCTCATTGCAACACACCGAAGGAAGTCTTTCCCAGGTTCTTTCCATCCTATCCTTTTATAACATCAATCTTACAAAGATACAATCATTGCCTATAATAGGCCGGGAATGGGAATATCTGTTTTACGTAGATCTTACATTTAATGATTACTTAAGATATAGACAAGCAATAGATGCAATAACCCCACTAACCAAAGAACTAAGAACTCTAGGAGAATATGAAGAAGGAAAATCAAGTATATAA
- a CDS encoding aminotransferase class I/II-fold pyridoxal phosphate-dependent enzyme — translation MKKENQVYNIAPASRLSNVSEYYFSRKLKEVAKMNAEGKNVISLGIGSPDLPPSQATLQTMCEQTLRSDVHGYQPYVGIPELRKGFSDWYKQWYSVDLDPNTEIQPLIGSKEGILHVTLAFVNPGEQVLVPNPGYPTYTSLSTLLGAEVIPYNLKEENRWNPDFEELEKMDLSNVKLMWTNYPNMPTGANASMELYEKLVSFARKHNIVIVNDNPYSFILNDHPLSILSVPGAKECCIEFNSMSKSHNMPGWRVGMLASNAQFIQWVLKVKSNIDSGMFRPLQMAAAKALACDASWYAEINSVYRERRGLAGEIMHTLGCTYDENQVGMFLWGKVPDSCENVETLTDKVLYEANVFITPGFIFGSNGARYIRLSLCCNKEMLANALERIRKISK, via the coding sequence ATGAAGAAGGAAAATCAAGTATATAACATTGCTCCGGCCTCAAGGCTGAGTAATGTAAGCGAGTACTACTTCTCAAGAAAACTGAAAGAAGTAGCAAAAATGAATGCAGAAGGAAAGAATGTCATCAGTCTGGGAATAGGCAGCCCTGATCTTCCTCCTTCGCAAGCAACTCTACAGACCATGTGTGAACAAACACTACGCAGTGATGTGCATGGTTATCAGCCTTATGTGGGAATACCTGAACTTCGAAAAGGATTCTCAGACTGGTATAAGCAATGGTATAGCGTAGATTTAGATCCCAACACTGAGATCCAGCCTTTGATAGGTTCAAAAGAAGGAATTCTTCATGTAACCCTTGCTTTTGTGAATCCAGGAGAACAAGTACTGGTTCCTAACCCAGGCTATCCAACCTATACTTCACTAAGCACATTGCTGGGCGCAGAAGTCATTCCTTATAACTTAAAAGAAGAGAACAGATGGAACCCCGACTTTGAGGAACTGGAAAAGATGGATCTTAGTAACGTAAAGTTAATGTGGACTAATTATCCCAATATGCCAACCGGAGCCAATGCTTCAATGGAATTATACGAAAAATTGGTATCCTTTGCCCGTAAACACAACATTGTGATAGTGAATGACAATCCATACAGTTTTATCCTGAACGATCACCCTTTGAGTATTTTGAGTGTTCCGGGAGCAAAAGAATGTTGCATTGAATTCAATTCCATGAGTAAAAGTCACAATATGCCGGGCTGGCGCGTGGGAATGCTTGCTTCCAACGCACAGTTTATCCAGTGGGTACTGAAAGTAAAAAGTAACATTGACTCGGGCATGTTCCGTCCTTTACAAATGGCAGCAGCCAAAGCTCTGGCTTGCGACGCATCATGGTATGCAGAAATAAACAGCGTTTACCGCGAAAGAAGAGGATTGGCAGGAGAAATAATGCACACTTTAGGATGTACTTACGATGAGAATCAGGTAGGCATGTTTCTTTGGGGAAAAGTGCCCGATTCTTGCGAGAATGTGGAAACGCTGACTGACAAGGTTCTTTACGAAGCCAATGTCTTTATCACTCCCGGATTTATATTTGGGAGTAACGGAGCAAGATACATTCGCCTTTCTCTTTGTTGTAATAAAGAGATGCTGGCAAATGCACTGGAAAGAATCAGAAAAATAAGCAAATAA
- a CDS encoding DUF3857 domain-containing protein codes for MKRIITSLLLLASSVITIYAQEFTTRYGKVTKDELDMTTYQKDTTASAVTLYKNVDVVYAYNQDKFEIEYYYETKIKILKPEGKEYANVTIPYYDNGKPGSSKEFVSRIEAYAYNMENGKIKKTKMEKNYIFDEQANANYKLIKFSIPTVKEGTVIEYKYKLTSDFYYHLPDMVIQQNIPVVYAKYDVQIPEYFRFNVETRGLEPLNREEKSTNQTFMIKNDKNEIVTVSCVDREMIFTVHDLPAIKDEPSVWCADDYRSQAIFELQGIQFPYSIYEPYSSTWDKIDEMLKNDEDFGDLLKLKNPYKEEMSTINLSALNPQEKIRTLFQLLKKKMTWNGSYKFYGNEVKKAIKNGTGSNADINFIFISMLKDAGMKAFPVMMSTRDQGRLPFTYPSINKLNTFIVGINDTDSTTVYLDGSVKNGDINILPPMLMVDRARAYNLNGKGSWVNLTNVGKHSINVLVKGTISPEGKIEGERTVSYLGELAESFRTDFKAAKDSTAYIEGKESEGGITIKECSFKNKDSFSPSAIEKFTFTKEAISNDNHIYLNPMIFPHLTKNQFIKETRKLPIEFSYPQTFKLTCVLDLPEGYQVEELPESIKINLDKEGCSCTYRIQLIDNQIQLQYIFSLKRIIYSKDEYASLRNFWGTIVDKNNEQIVLKKASSQGTTVQKQSSQL; via the coding sequence ATGAAAAGAATTATAACCTCATTGCTACTTTTAGCATCCTCTGTCATTACCATTTATGCTCAGGAATTTACCACCCGTTATGGCAAAGTTACAAAAGATGAACTTGACATGACCACTTATCAGAAGGATACTACTGCCTCAGCAGTCACACTCTATAAGAATGTAGATGTTGTATATGCTTACAACCAGGATAAATTCGAGATAGAATACTATTACGAAACAAAGATAAAGATATTAAAACCAGAGGGTAAAGAATACGCTAATGTAACTATTCCTTATTATGATAACGGAAAGCCAGGATCATCCAAAGAATTTGTATCCAGAATTGAGGCCTATGCCTATAACATGGAAAATGGGAAAATTAAAAAGACAAAGATGGAAAAGAATTATATATTTGACGAACAAGCTAATGCAAACTATAAGCTAATCAAATTTTCTATTCCTACTGTAAAAGAAGGAACGGTAATTGAATACAAATATAAATTAACTTCCGATTTTTATTATCACCTGCCCGATATGGTAATACAACAAAATATACCCGTTGTTTATGCGAAGTATGATGTTCAGATACCCGAATATTTCAGATTCAATGTTGAGACAAGAGGACTCGAGCCATTAAATAGAGAAGAGAAAAGTACAAACCAGACATTTATGATTAAGAATGACAAAAATGAAATTGTTACCGTCAGTTGTGTTGACAGAGAAATGATTTTTACCGTGCACGATCTTCCTGCCATAAAAGACGAACCAAGCGTGTGGTGCGCTGACGATTATCGCAGCCAGGCTATCTTTGAGCTACAAGGAATACAGTTTCCATACTCAATATATGAACCATATTCCAGCACATGGGACAAAATTGATGAAATGTTGAAAAATGATGAAGACTTTGGTGATCTCCTAAAACTAAAGAACCCATATAAAGAGGAAATGAGTACTATCAATCTGTCAGCATTAAATCCACAGGAAAAAATCCGTACCCTCTTTCAATTACTAAAAAAGAAGATGACCTGGAATGGAAGTTATAAATTCTACGGGAATGAGGTTAAAAAAGCAATCAAGAACGGTACAGGAAGCAATGCGGATATAAATTTCATATTCATCAGTATGCTAAAAGACGCAGGAATGAAGGCTTTTCCTGTTATGATGAGTACAAGAGATCAAGGAAGATTACCTTTTACATATCCTAGTATAAATAAACTGAATACATTCATTGTAGGGATAAACGATACAGACAGTACGACAGTCTACTTAGACGGATCCGTTAAAAACGGCGATATCAATATTTTGCCCCCAATGCTTATGGTAGATCGTGCCAGAGCTTATAACTTAAACGGAAAAGGGAGCTGGGTTAACCTGACCAATGTGGGTAAACACTCCATCAATGTTCTTGTCAAAGGTACTATCAGTCCGGAAGGAAAAATCGAAGGAGAAAGAACTGTATCTTATTTAGGAGAACTTGCAGAAAGTTTCCGCACTGATTTCAAGGCAGCCAAAGACAGTACTGCTTATATTGAGGGAAAGGAGTCGGAAGGCGGTATCACCATAAAGGAATGTTCCTTTAAGAATAAGGACAGTTTCTCTCCAAGTGCAATAGAGAAGTTTACATTTACCAAAGAGGCTATCTCCAATGATAATCATATCTATCTGAATCCAATGATTTTTCCCCACTTAACAAAGAATCAGTTTATAAAAGAGACTCGTAAACTGCCTATTGAGTTTAGTTATCCGCAAACATTTAAACTCACATGCGTTTTGGATTTACCAGAAGGTTATCAGGTAGAAGAATTACCAGAATCAATTAAAATCAATTTAGACAAGGAGGGGTGTAGTTGTACCTATCGCATTCAGCTCATTGACAACCAAATCCAATTACAATATATCTTTTCACTAAAAAGAATTATATATTCCAAAGATGAATATGCATCTTTACGTAACTTCTGGGGAACAATCGTTGACAAGAACAACGAACAGATTGTGCTAAAGAAGGCTTCATCCCAAGGAACAACAGTTCAAAAACAGTCATCACAATTATAA
- a CDS encoding tetratricopeptide repeat protein encodes MANLFKTLFTGDSADTENEKTKAEEKNFELFKYDGMRAERIGNFDYAIKCYNEALAIREDFETLSYLAKIYIQQNELDEAIKKLHQMIDIDPNVASTYLTLAGINYTLEGYQVAVECCIKSLQLDESNVEAFLLLAKANHAMEDDINAIYHLTEAIKIKEDYMDAYLQRAEVLIDIKEFSCALEDIEKVLEINPEEEAAYLLRGKLEELRESTDEAVADYSRVIELNPFNEQAYLYLGQLLISEKKYSEAIEHFNEAIELKADFSQAYHERGRAKFLNDDKEGSLLDMKKAMELNPKAEGNVSGQFNNFADMYPGTKIF; translated from the coding sequence ATGGCAAACTTATTTAAAACACTCTTCACTGGAGACTCAGCAGATACTGAAAACGAGAAAACTAAAGCAGAAGAAAAGAACTTTGAGTTATTCAAATACGATGGAATGCGTGCCGAACGTATAGGTAATTTTGATTACGCTATCAAATGTTACAATGAAGCTTTAGCTATCCGGGAGGACTTCGAGACTCTCAGTTATCTGGCTAAAATATATATTCAGCAAAACGAGCTAGATGAAGCCATAAAAAAATTGCATCAGATGATAGATATTGATCCCAATGTGGCATCTACCTATCTAACTTTAGCCGGCATTAATTATACCCTTGAGGGATATCAGGTCGCTGTAGAATGTTGCATCAAATCTCTTCAGCTTGATGAATCCAACGTAGAAGCTTTTCTGCTGCTTGCCAAAGCTAATCATGCAATGGAAGATGATATTAATGCTATTTACCATCTTACAGAAGCCATAAAAATAAAAGAAGACTATATGGATGCTTACCTTCAGCGTGCGGAAGTACTGATAGATATTAAGGAGTTTAGCTGTGCATTGGAAGATATTGAAAAAGTACTTGAGATTAATCCGGAAGAAGAAGCCGCTTATCTGCTTCGCGGAAAACTTGAAGAATTGAGAGAATCAACGGATGAAGCAGTTGCTGATTACAGTCGTGTGATTGAGCTTAATCCTTTCAACGAACAGGCTTACCTCTATTTAGGTCAGTTGCTCATCTCTGAAAAGAAGTATAGCGAAGCTATTGAGCATTTTAACGAAGCAATAGAACTGAAAGCCGACTTCAGCCAGGCATACCACGAACGCGGACGCGCCAAGTTTCTGAATGACGACAAAGAAGGTTCACTTCTGGATATGAAAAAAGCGATGGAACTAAACCCTAAAGCAGAGGGAAATGTAAGCGGTCAGTTCAATAATTTTGCTGACATGTATCCCGGAACCAAAATCTTTTAG
- a CDS encoding DUF3857 domain-containing protein, with protein MLNNRIKSIFVSLLVFSAINAQDKLILPEIADSLKENAYSVVRLYEQEFTYQSDISGENKETIVVTILNTKGDDAAAFGCFTDPFNELKSFHGYMYDANGKLIRKIKQSDLRFTEYSSNLASDDKRYYFSPDIANYPVTIKYEWEIKKKKGMLGLPIFYPQEEYNQSIEKAVYRLYSPECSEFMYKAINMKTQSEKKTGKEGDYQEWTLTNIKAVEDEPYSKSLSALVPILYIVPRNFTYDKTHGDLSNWKSFGNWEYELLKGRDILPEASKQKLVEITKECKTDYEKVKAVYDYLAKTTRYVSIQLGIGGYQPMPAEEVAKAGFGDCKALSNYMGAMLKALGIPSNYTVISTVYPKLFKDFPNFSQMDHVILQVPLPEKTLWLECTAPDIPLGYVHSDIAGHEAILIKETGGELFKLPTYKDSLNIETHKAVITLTDQGNATAKVTRVSNLFQYEATSGFTKLSPTKQIDFLREKVQLPQARVNNINFKEEKSATPYITIQYNVDCEKYGSKTGNRLFVPLNVFRSGPSKLSGKKRVHPIYLDYGYMDRDTITLEIPKNYAIESLPKLPVIDQKFGKFTSSINQEGDKIVIINQLFFRSGEYNANQYPEFAAFCKDVSNAYASKIILKKKAE; from the coding sequence ATGTTGAACAACAGAATAAAATCTATATTTGTCTCTCTTCTGGTCTTTAGTGCGATTAACGCACAAGATAAACTAATATTACCCGAAATTGCGGACTCACTGAAAGAAAATGCATACTCGGTAGTGAGATTATATGAACAGGAATTTACTTACCAATCTGATATAAGTGGTGAGAATAAAGAGACCATTGTGGTTACCATCCTCAACACGAAAGGAGATGATGCTGCGGCTTTTGGGTGCTTTACAGATCCTTTTAACGAATTAAAGAGCTTTCACGGATATATGTATGATGCCAATGGAAAACTGATCCGTAAGATTAAGCAGTCTGATTTAAGGTTTACAGAGTATTCTTCAAACCTGGCTTCAGATGACAAGCGTTATTATTTCAGTCCTGATATTGCTAATTATCCTGTCACCATCAAATATGAATGGGAGATAAAAAAGAAAAAAGGAATGCTCGGACTTCCTATTTTCTATCCTCAGGAGGAATATAATCAATCTATAGAAAAGGCTGTTTACCGCCTTTACTCACCTGAATGTTCCGAGTTTATGTATAAGGCCATTAACATGAAAACTCAGTCTGAAAAAAAGACAGGAAAAGAAGGTGATTATCAGGAATGGACCCTGACAAATATTAAAGCTGTTGAGGATGAACCGTATTCCAAGTCCTTGTCTGCTTTGGTTCCCATCCTTTATATTGTTCCCAGAAACTTTACCTATGACAAAACTCATGGTGATCTGAGTAACTGGAAATCTTTTGGAAACTGGGAATACGAGCTACTTAAAGGGAGGGATATATTACCTGAAGCCAGCAAGCAAAAGCTTGTTGAAATAACCAAAGAGTGTAAAACAGACTACGAAAAAGTGAAAGCCGTGTATGATTATCTGGCAAAAACAACCAGATACGTCAGCATCCAATTAGGTATTGGAGGTTATCAGCCCATGCCGGCTGAAGAAGTAGCCAAAGCAGGTTTTGGAGATTGTAAAGCTCTGTCCAACTATATGGGGGCAATGCTCAAGGCATTAGGTATTCCTTCCAACTATACAGTAATCAGCACTGTTTATCCGAAACTATTCAAAGACTTTCCCAATTTCAGTCAAATGGATCATGTAATTCTTCAGGTACCGCTGCCAGAAAAAACACTTTGGTTGGAATGTACAGCCCCGGATATTCCTCTTGGATATGTACACAGCGATATTGCCGGACACGAAGCTATTCTGATTAAAGAGACAGGTGGAGAACTTTTCAAGCTTCCTACTTATAAGGATTCACTCAACATAGAAACTCACAAAGCTGTAATCACTCTGACAGACCAGGGAAATGCTACAGCCAAGGTTACACGAGTAAGCAACTTGTTTCAATATGAAGCTACGTCCGGATTCACAAAGTTAAGCCCTACAAAACAAATCGATTTTCTGCGTGAAAAAGTACAACTGCCACAGGCAAGGGTTAACAATATCAATTTCAAGGAAGAAAAGTCGGCAACTCCCTATATTACAATACAATACAATGTGGATTGCGAAAAATATGGCAGCAAAACAGGCAACCGGCTCTTTGTGCCCCTCAACGTCTTCCGAAGCGGTCCGTCCAAACTGTCGGGCAAGAAAAGAGTTCATCCTATTTACTTAGACTACGGGTACATGGATAGAGACACCATCACTCTTGAGATTCCAAAAAATTATGCTATAGAGTCTCTGCCAAAGCTTCCGGTCATTGATCAGAAGTTCGGTAAATTCACCTCCAGCATCAACCAGGAGGGCGATAAGATTGTGATCATCAACCAACTCTTCTTCCGTTCGGGCGAGTACAATGCTAATCAATATCCTGAATTTGCGGCATTCTGTAAGGATGTATCCAATGCATATGCCAGCAAGATTATTCTGAAGAAGAAAGCAGAATAG